The genomic DNA ATTAGTGAAcacgtgtaggctactgtaaattcGATCTGCTATTATTacaacaatatatatatttggtcGCCTTATTTGACCTGAGACCCTTTGAAAGAAAACTCAAACTGTGTTTTTAGAAATGGCCTATAAATGGAAATTCTGAGAGCAAAACTGTACATTTTGTATAAGTCCTTCACCATTAGAGAGAAGAAATTTCCTCAGGAAGACATTTCACATAGTAACACGAGTCAGGCTACAAGTAGCCTATCATGAAACAAAATTGAACAGAGGCTGGGATGAGCAGTATTTATGATAggctacatgtaggctatttaaaaatAGTTAAAATACGGGTAAATGTTTTTGGTAAAAGGAAAAGCCTATTTTTAGTGATGTAATAACATCAtaaaaagtgcaaaacaatgaTTAACCTCTGACTGGTGCTAATTTAGTCATTTATTTGCCCAAACTTGTTGTGATCAGAATGAGATTCAGGAAGACGATCCCATGAAAGCAAGTTTCTGGAGAACTTAAAGCATCAGTTTCTGGAGAACTTAATCATCCAATCAAAACATGTGGTTGCTCTGCAAAATTGCTCAACAAGTTggctcatgtacagtatatcatctaAAGCAACACGATGAGAAATTCATATTTATCCCCCTTGGCGTCAGTATAACCCCATTTAGCACTTACACCGTatcaagtttaaaaaaaaataaaaaaaaaactcaacagTGTTACACAGTGCAGTATCAAGCAATCTGGGCACTGACAATGTAAGGGAGTTGTCTCCACTTTGTACCActtgacaagttcagttgtgactttttgagtgcaGCTCTGAAACAGTATTGAGGGCTATGAAATGTGACAGGCGAGTCAGCATAGTTGATCTGTTGACTGTTGAGCTGattgctctcaaacactgtccacttaaTCAACAGTCAGTGTATTGATGAAGGATCAGATTAGACAGATATGGAGGGTTTGCAAAGTGATTTCATGTTCTCTTTAAAGAATAGGcctatttttttaatatattcaaaatacaaaaatgcaGTATTACAGTAATTGATACATGGTATGGCTGCTGTatagtttattttgatacacgTACACTTTTTGCCCATCCCCAAACAGAAATTGAGTTAAACTTCAGAGTGAAAAAAACCTGCTTTTAATGGACAGAGATAGACGTCTTGACAATATCGTCACCATGTGGACACTGTAAACTATGGTGTCcaccagagggagagacagggacacAAGGACTGCTCATCGGGTCAGTCGTGTGATAGCATGTGATTGGATGGCCAAACTCaatgagtagcctactgtatgtgtactgatGGGTAGAGAGACATGCCTTGATCCTGGACTGGGAGATAGACACAGGAGATGGGGTGGAGAAACTGTAAACAGAATGGCATGATCTCCTCATTTTAAATGATGGGTGAAGTCCATTTGCTAATATCACGATAGCTTTGGTTCACACCTGACACCTGACTTCACAGTTTGTCTAAATTTAAAGTAGGGTTCATCAGAAGGTTGACTATAGTTACAGTTACACATGGAGACAAAGTCCATTTGCCAGCCCTTGGGTTCACATTGATCACTTTCAACTTTGTGAGCTGCATCATTAACTATTTATGACTTCTGTAATTAAAGCAGCTCAGTGAAAAGTCCCAACTGACGTAAACAAATGACTAGACAGCAAAGTATTAGACAGCACCCATTCACAACAACCAAACGTTTGTAGGTAATCAATAAATAGTGAAGTTTATTACAACAGCATGTATGGCTTATGTACAAGTGCATTATCtgtgttaaaaaaagaaaagaaaaacaaaaacatacaaggGCATTGAAACATGAGCCATCAGTGGTTTACATTCACTTCACTCACACTCTGTGCTCTCATTCCCTCTCGGGGTCAGGGTGTACCTGGAGTGGTCATTCTGTGGAGCTCCTCAGCTTGAGGTACATTCTTGGAGTGTGTTCTTTTTGTTATGGGCCGTCCAACTCAATTTGTGCAACCGGTGATATGGTTGCACCTATATGGGGCACTAAGCGAATAACCCTCTGCTTTTTGAAAGGTGTGatcataaggtgtgtgtgtgtgagccttggTTAGTTTGGTTACATTTTGGTTATTATGAGCATGTCGTGCCATATTGCACCGACAATGAGAGACAACTATGCCGTAGGCTTGAAGGGAAGCTCATCCACGTCTCCAACACATTCATCTGATCATTCGCGGCTCTACTACCTCTCTCCTGGATGAACAGGTTCAAGTGGTTTTGCTGATATATGGCTGGTAACCCTGCGGCAGTCTCCAATGGCGATTATTTCAGTAGCCGAGGGACTGCGTACTAGCACCTTTTCACTATGTAGTGCTGTCTAGGATACAACGATAGTACAGGACTGTCAGGCCTGCTCTGGGACTGGCACTATTTCCCCCCTAGCAATAAGAAATGATGTGCTTCGTAGGCTTTACATGATTTCGTcatgataaaaacaaaacaaaacaaaacaaaaaaacatgtattgctgcagtgagagagagcacattctAGACAGATGGTTCTGCTACATGGAGGGGAATAtttacaaaaagaaaacaacaacacccATCTAGTAAAGAGAGTGCTTGGTAATCAAAGGGCACTTTTTTTCATCACACAGCTGCTATGCAACCTGAGTCAATAGCTAGCTCTTCCAGGTATCTAGAGTAAGTCCACAGCCACTGGAGTGATGGTGGGCCAGGCGTTGGCTCAAACTGCCTGATGCTAAAGCTAGAGACGTCTGGGCTATCTCCTCAGGGCTCTCGCCGTTTGTCTTGAAATCATGGCTTCTTCAGTGTGCTGCTCGTCATTTTATTATTGTATAGTTCTCACAATAAGGTAAATGCACTGCAATCCACTTGAGAAGTGTACTGGTAATACTTGACCTACGGGTGTGGCTTTGGCCTTTCGTCGGCAAGTCTGTCAGTTGCATAAAAAATAGCCATTCTGTCTTTTTAACAATACATCTATTCTAACTCAGAGTTGTCATTGGCTTGTGCCAAAACTAGCTGACATTGCTCACTGAATAACACAAACTGAAGTGATAAAACACCAAGCTACATCGGTCACTGCAATACCTAACTGTTAGCATTACATGATTACACAGTTACCACATACTGAATCTCTCAATATTACAAAATATGTAGTCGTTTTTCCCCGTGGCTATTCCATGGCGATCACTAAAATGGTCAGAGAGTGGACTAAGCACTGAAATGATTATGACAACACTGAGTTCGGtcacattgtgttttcaatggAACCCCTCTGCTGCCCACATGAACGGACTACTGTAAACTGTGACTATGGCACACTGCTCTGCAATCCGCCCTCTGGCAAAGCAGATCAGCAGACATCACCAACAAATCACAGATTTTGGTACATGGCCACCAGAATTTGATTTTCAAAAATAAGCACATtcataattgttttttttttctctaacgTATCAAAATCAGGAAATCACAAGTACACCAGCCCTCTTTTCAGTTCCACCATCATTTACACAATGAAATAAGTACTTTATATTAATAGATATTAATATATTAAAACAGAGGTTGGATTGTACTTAAATATATGTCAGTATATATGTCAGTCACATTTTGTAAACACACCAATTATTGCTGCTTCAAGTACATCTTTATGTACATATATTATGGCATATATGAGAAGTACTTAGATATGTGGTTTATATATGCTATGGTATATAAACATAAATCCATATCTGGCAAtcatgttttcaaaatgtgACACATATACTGACAGATGCTAAATACAAACTTCTTTGAGTCTTTGAAAATAATGTTCACTTCTGTCACTTCTTTGCTGTGAGGGAaaatttcacattttcttttCACGGTTACATGCTGTGTTGCAAAATGTTGTGAAAGATAAAGTGCCACTTACATTCACACAGATATGGTAACATAGTCCCTTGGTGTAATGCACTAGGGGCAGGCCATTTAAAAGATAAAGTTGCAAAAtacatttttgtttcttttttttttgtactcaAGCTCAACATTGGTAGCAcaacagcatacagtacacaggttCTTATACCAAGGTTACCACATTCACAAGAATTCAATTGCATACACTGGCCCAACAAACTGTAAGAAAGTTCCAGTGTAAAAATACGAACATGTATGAAACAGTCCTTCATGAGGAATCCACAGCTTTCCTTCACCTAAACCCATCATTTCAGCTCCTTCAGAGGGAGTAAACAGTGTTAGGAACGTGCTCTATTTGTTTTAGGCTTGCATGGGCATGGCAGACTAGTCATTCCTGGGTGTGGCTCTAGAGAAgctttggaacacacacacacacggcagcacaCGCAGTTTGAAACTTGAGGTCCACAAATGTGTTAGATCAATGCTACCTCCAAACATCAtagagttctttttttttcccttcaccaTTTCATGTCCTAAGACACGGCAGTGAACCCCCCTTACCCTTTCCCTTTAAAAGTAGTGTCCTTTTTTTTGGGCTGCTGCATATCACCTTGGTTTTGTTGTTTGGTTTTACTCGTGTACTTTTTGAAAGCTGctatctttttttcttgttgctcaccaaataatattaatattaataatactaataaaataaatcacataattTTGTACACTTCACTACCTTTTTTCTGCATTTTTGTTTGTTCCAATTAAATCCACTATGGTGTATTGTTAAGGTCTCTTGGCACTATTCAAATGGTGGCCACAAATGGTTGCTATACAGCTTTCAGCTTAGGACTTTCCTTCATTTTCAACAAGCAGGTCTTTGATGTGCCAATAGTAACCTGGATTTAACTGACTGACACCAGTGCAGCCCAATCACAGTAACCAGAGTGTCAAGTCACTCCATTttggaggagggaaggagatgcTCCAACTTGTGGATGATTCCCAACTTCCCTCCTCAAGTTTTCCTGTCCCTTTCCGGGTGAACCTCCGTCGGGAGAGCAGCTCATTGGTTGCACACTGGAAGCTCAGAACTGGCTATTTTGATGAcccttcccccccaccccccctggtCCCCGTGACGACATCTCAGTCCCCTCCTGTGTCAAGACCACttgggttgggggggagggagagagaaggctaGTCTCctgtgtaaagagagagagagagagagagagggcaacgGGCTATCATGAGGACGCCACTCCGTTGGCAGTGGCGGCATCAGCAGCTGTAAGGCCAGAGTCTATGGGCGAGGAGACGGTGCAGTCCATGCTGAAGGACGGGGGCGTCCCCGGAGGAGAGGCCGCGGCTGTGTCCACCGTGAGGTCTTGGACAGCGTCTAGCGTCAGCAGAGGAGTGGTCGAGTCCTCCGCGGGCAGGGGAGGAGCGGGGGTAGCAGCACCTGCGTGACAGGGAGCGGTAGTGACCGGCGCGGTGGCAGAGTCCATCGGTGTAGGAGGTATgacggatggagagatggagtctCTTGAcacgggaggagaggaggaggaggggacagGCGGAATGGTGACGGGCAAACTGTCTATGgaaggggggacgggggagtCCACTAGGGGGAGAGGCGCGGGGTCGACCGCAGGAGAGGCGCTACAGTCTGAgacgggagggggagggggagtcgGGGCGAGGAGGTCGTTGACCGCGGGGGCCGAGGCGGGATCGATTAAATCAGGGGATGCCGTGTCCACCGCCGGGGGCGCTGTGGTGTCGTTCACGAAGGAAACATCGGCTTCCGTGTCAGGCAGAAGGACGTCGTCGCCGGCCACAGGAGCGGGAAAACTCTCGACGGCCGCGGAGGGGGCATCGACGAGAGGGGCTTCGACGAGAGGGACATCGACGAGAGGGGCACTGGCCACTGGCTGGGGTGAGGAGGAATCGATTAAATCTGGACACGGGGGATCCGTTTCGGGCACGGCCGGCACAGCTGGCACAGAGTCCACTATGGGGGCAGCAGGGGGAGGTTCGATTTTTGCGGGGGACACGGGGGCATCCGCGTCGGGAGGGGCGGTGGAGAGGTCAGGGATGAGGCTGGGGGCCGCGGGGTGCACGGGAGAGCCGGCTCTGGGAGCTCTGGCCGAGCTCGTGAGGAGGGGCGTGCTGCTGTCCTGGGGGAACTCGGGCTCCACGGACGCCAGCCGGACCGGCTCCGACTCGTCCTCCGCCGGACGCTCCTCGGCGGGACGCTCCTCGGCAGCGCGTTCGGCCGGGGCGAGAGCGGCCGGGGCGAGAGCAGCCTCGGCAGGCCCTGCGGCGGCGGGTGGCACTGCGCCGCACGGCTCGGCGTCCCCCGCGGCGACGGGTTCCGTCTTGACGCCGACGGCCGCCGTGCCCTCgcccgctgccgctgccgcctggCCGGCCGCCGCCTGGCcggccgccgcctcctcctcgaCGTGGTGCGAGGGCAGGGTGATGTCGACGGCCGACGACGCCGTGGAGTCCATGGTGGAcacggcggtggcggcggcctcGTGCAGCGGCGTGTCGGCCACGCGGGCGTAGTCCCGGCTGTCCGACTTGGTCAGCAGGAAGTGCTGCTCGCCGGGCTtgcgcggcggcagcagcggctgGCGCGTGTAGCTCTCGCCGTCCGCCAGCGTCTCGGGCAGCGGCTGGTAGCGCGTCTCGGGCAGCAGCAGGATGCAGATGATGCAGATGAGCGTGCAGCAGGCGAAGATGACGTGGTGCAGGAAGTAGCCCTTCTGGTCGTGCAGCTCCATGATGGGGGCCGTCAGCATGCCGAACCCCGCGCTGGCCAGCACCAGACCCAGGCCTCCACCCCTGAGCACAAGCACAGGCAGCCAGCTCTTTTACTACCGGCTCAGCCATGAACAGAGCAAgcgtttacattacattacattacattaacattaccataatttcccaactacagtaatttcccgcatatacagtaagctgcattgtgtataagccacagggcagtgttttatgcaagttaaaagaaacaaaaccatatcaatactATATTAACTGTGCCCGTGTATTAACcgcatagctgaagaaattttgcaaaacgAATacatgtataagctgcggctaatagacTGGAAATTAATGTATTAacttttaatttgcataaaacattgccctgcggcttatacacattgcggctaatacacaggaaagtactgtacatttggctgacgctttttagccaaagcgacttacaacatggtaaacagtttAAGCTTATTAAAGAAATTATCTCAATAATTTATAGGACAATTAAAAAAGG from Sardina pilchardus chromosome 2, fSarPil1.1, whole genome shotgun sequence includes the following:
- the slc22a23 gene encoding solute carrier family 22 member 23: MCETAMAVAQLDTDDHQPENGFVSPETSSPALLSRIDGCVLPFLGGFGKYQKQLIVLTWIPALFIGFSQFSDSFLLAQPNNTCVLPTINSSNLTLSPSSLFNGQNNSGVRAPYLSNGTRHHNNTDDAHCKCTQWRYEMQMGLRENVVTKWNLVCGSRRKVHIAKFSLLVGSIFGYLVMGILADWFGRHPVLIISVLFMLVFGLTVAFSVNVPMFSTLRFFEGFCLAGISLSLYVLRIELCLPGWRFSMTMVANFVVLGGQLLMPGLAALCRDWQVLQAVIICPLLLMLSYIWLFPESLRWLLATQQFCRSKWLMARIAKKNKANLERDADELLTELHQALQKKPKKTCIVKMVGTRNLWKNIVVLCVNSLTGYGIHHCFARSMMYQEAQETTMFHNFYADYYVMAGIAVASCIALCPAVGLMGRRGGLLMFMIITALASLLQLGLLNLLGKYSVQLNIERSDTLKTNFSVAFSIIGMFSSHAVSNLSIFFCAEITPTVIRGGGLGLVLASAGFGMLTAPIMELHDQKGYFLHHVIFACCTLICIICILLLPETRYQPLPETLADGESYTRQPLLPPRKPGEQHFLLTKSDSRDYARVADTPLHEAAATAVSTMDSTASSAVDITLPSHHVEEEAAAGQAAAGQAAAAAGEGTAAVGVKTEPVAAGDAEPCGAVPPAAAGPAEAALAPAALAPAERAAEERPAEERPAEDESEPVRLASVEPEFPQDSSTPLLTSSARAPRAGSPVHPAAPSLIPDLSTAPPDADAPVSPAKIEPPPAAPIVDSVPAVPAVPETDPPCPDLIDSSSPQPVASAPLVDVPLVEAPLVDAPSAAVESFPAPVAGDDVLLPDTEADVSFVNDTTAPPAVDTASPDLIDPASAPAVNDLLAPTPPPPPVSDCSASPAVDPAPLPLVDSPVPPSIDSLPVTIPPVPSSSSPPVSRDSISPSVIPPTPMDSATAPVTTAPCHAGAATPAPPLPAEDSTTPLLTLDAVQDLTVDTAAASPPGTPPSFSMDCTVSSPIDSGLTAADAATANGVASS